CATTTAGTGTATAAGTATTTTCTTAGAAGGTATTGTCAGACAAAGTCCTTGCAGGGAACTACTACCAGAGGTCGCTCTCGCTCACCTCGTCGTTCACCGGCGCGAGCAAGAGCTGACAGAGGAGCAGGAGATCGTCCGAGTCGCCGTTCTCCTTCGCCACGTCGTCGTCGCGTTTCCCCGTCACCGAAAAGACGCGCCGATCGTAGCACAAGCCGTGGTCGTCGCCGTTCACCTCGTCGCGCGTCGCCGCGTCGTGCTTCACCTCGAAGATCACCTAAGAGGTACGAACTGTGTTTTCGGACAACACCAGTGTTTGTGGAAAAATGACGAGTGAAGTGAGGAAATTCGAGAGAGGAAGGTGTATTCGAAATTTTAAAGTAGTAATAATTAGCAGATTTCCGCCCACAAGCTGATGGTGTATATtcactcttttcattttcgtgcACTGAGAGGTAGTGAAGAAGGCGTAACCTCACAATTTAGCCTCGATACAGGCTGTTTTTCCCCTATATTTGGAACGGGTTTTATCCTTGGAACATTCCcatccagtttttttctgtatctCTAAATTTGTGAATGAAATACTCGGGATCATCTTTTCAGTAGCGGAAAACTATGTTTAGATCTCCACGTCGTACTTCACCGCGAAAGACCAGCCCTTCGAAGCGCATTTCCATCAGAAACCTAAGTCGAAATGTGACCAAGGTAAGAATGTTGCTTCCGCGGCTGCATACTTATTCAGGACATTTCAAATTTAGGAGCACCTTGCGGAGATTTTTGGAATGTACGGACCCATCAAGAGTTGTGATCTTCCACCAGAGAGATTTTATACGCATCTTCACAGGGGTTACGGATATGTGGAGTATGAGAACGCTGAAGATGCAGAGAAGGTGGGTTTCTGTTTAGTTCACTTTTTATgactcttattttttatttacctcTTCACTCAAAAACaatgcctttaatgaaatgTATGTACGTGCAAAAACAGTGATATTTGTTCTTAGGTTTGGGTTCATATTTAAATTACAGAGACATCTTTAGCTTTAAGCCTAATCGCATCTACGGTAAACAAATCGAAGCTGAGATAACTAACTATAAACTTCTTGTTGTGAGTTGGATGAGAGTCAAGCTTAGGGGTTAGTTTCCCTCCTCAATCTACAGTTTCTGCAGTCATCTTCTTTCCATTGGCCACCTTAATTTGGGCATTGCCATGTCTACAGTTCGCTAGTGTGAACCATGTGCAAAAGCTATATATTACATTAATTGtacagttgttttcctttcatatACATTCATATATAATTTACTgagaaaattaacaaaatgcGAACGATTATCGCTGTTGTTTACTGAAACATCTGAATTGACATACTTCTTTGATAgtaatttcttaaaataagaATTACTGTAATGCTTTATAGTTCACTTGTTGGAGTCCTGTTTTGTTGCGCAACTTGAACCAACGATTAACGTTTCATCGTAAAGGCAAACCTTTGATCTAATGGTGCACATCTTTCATTTATGATTCAGTAACTTGTTCCTGTCCTGTCGAGTTTCGATTTGTGAGAATTGCCCTTGACTCATTAGTAGCAACACTCttagtttctgttttttggtGCAAGTGTTGCATCTGTGCACGTTTCATTGTTGCAGgcattgaaatattttgatggCGGTCAAATTGATGGACAAGTCGTGAGTGTTGAGTTGACTTTGAATCGTGCTGCTAGTCGCCGCTCCCCGGTTCGCAAGAGTCCCGTCAGAAGAAggtatttctttgattttctctaCGCTATACTGCAATAAAGATAtagctttaatttttctagcaGCCCTGGAAGAAGACGTTCGCCTCCTGGACGTGGTGCAAATGCAAATATGGTGCCGCTTGGTTCAAGCCGTTTCAATCGCAGCCGTTCACGTTCGCCGCGCAGAAGACGCAGCAGGTCGTAGGAACCTCTTGTGATTTGGCGACACGTCCGAATAATATAACctgttcattgttttttttctcatcatctGTGTTCAGTAGatgtcttttgttttttcttaaagatcTCCTTCATGTTGTTTAATCAATCTATGATTGTTTTGGAGACAATAAATTGTAGTGGATAGTGGGGCTTCTACAGATGCAAATGTTTTTGCGAGAGGAAGTACCTAGTAGTACACCATTTATTATagttttactctttttctgATACGGTGGTGGTCTGCTACAAATCGTTAAGAGATAAAATGGTGTGGTTATTGAATATCTGTACACGAAGGAGGAAATATTTGAACTCTGCAAAACGAATTGAACGCAAGACTTTGGATCTTAAAATTACAAAGTAAGAAACTATTCAAATTGAATAAAGTAGTCCAAAAGAAAACGTCTAGAGAATTCACAATTTAACAACTTCAAATCTTGAACAATCGCAGAGATTAACTGCGTCTTGTGCAATTGAGCTTGCAAATTCACATCGAAGGAATGTGCCACTGCTTCCACGAGCTAATATGCCAGGATTCGCCGCCACAGTTCCGCCAATATTCTGCAAAATAAGATGTTCTTAAGTAAATACGAATACtcgtttgaaaagaagaaattcataTAACTTTGCTGAATATAATACTTGTCGACTTGATTCATTACGCGTATTTCTGTCAATTCGAAACTCGTGaccacatatttttttattatttcactgCTATAGCTGAAGGTAAActgtgaaaaatatgaaagcaaatcttcttttaaaagtttttgttaTCATGTAGTGTTTTTGAACGGTACCTTAACAGAACCAGACAAAACAGACGACCCAATGATGACGTGGGGAGCTGTTCGGAGTGCGCAAACTCTAAGACATTCCTCCATCGATGTGGGAAGTGATGGAGGTGATAGTGGATATAAGGATCgttgactgaaaaaaaaaaaacattcacagaaataaaatcaagacaaatattttctagaataCAGTACTTGATAATATGAGACGCAAGGCGAGCGATTCTGTCACGATTCTCCTGGTCTTCAGAGCGATGCCACTCATTTTTACTGAGATGTGCAATAACCTAGAACGGTTGCTTAGGTAAACATCGATGCCCTTCTCGACTTATTTGGAAAGTGCTGAATTTTCacgaaagggaagaaaaaactgagtaAACAGGTTGAGGTAGTGTTCTGCTTCGACGAATATGTACGCAAAGAAATACAAAGGATTACCTCGCTACTTGTCAGAGCTATTTCAACTCCATTAATGCGCACAACACATGGCTCAGGAAGAGAATGCAGTCGCTAAACAATGAAACAATGAATATTGCAATTCTTTTCAAGCGATATTCAGTGTATACGTACCTTTCCCATTCTTTTAGAAGCATCGGAACAGATTTTGAGTGGAGGCGTCGGGAAGACAGGATCACAACATACATCACGGAATGGTGCAGGTTGCACCATTAGTTCCGTTCGGCACCTGAACTGTCGAAGTCGTTGAAAAGACGAACTATGCGTAGAAAAAGAGTACAACCAGCTTCAAATTTATTGTTGTCTCTTCCTGAGAATCGAAAACCCTAGAGCtttatttctgcaaattatTAACATGCTTTGCTGCAGATGAAATGAAGATTTTTCGATCGGGTGATCGATTAGCATCTTAAGCAATGTAGACCCTCTGCTCTTCTCTGCTTGGCGAACACTCATCCCTGTCTTCAATCAAATAACTTCCGTACTGTAAGGCGCCGACTGCACTTTCTTGATTTCTATGAAGTCTATACGCAGTCTGATGTGGCTATGGTAATATAGTAGTACTCACCCATCCAAGAACTTTGCTATATTACGCATAAGCTGATTCATTACTTCTTCATACGTTTCTGGAAACTGCGGCCGACGCATGAAATTGTTCTTCGCATCAACGAATGGTCCCATCTAAAATGCTAACGAAATAAGGGGAAGATCCATAACCAGGCTAGAATACTAACCAGAATAAGCACGTGAGGCTGCTCCAGTTTAACCATTTCTAGGAGATCACACAGAGGTTCATAGGAACAGTTTTCAGCGGTGGTGAAAGGACCACTGGCACACCATACAcgcaaattttctaaatagtATGAAAGTTGAACTCTGAGAGAGAATAATATCGATGTAAAACTACCTACCATCAGTTGGTGGTCGTCCAAGAGGAGACAGTGGCAGAGATTTTGGAAAGAATTGTCTAGTGGCCACAAAACGGTCCCCATTTTCAAAAGAGCCGAGGTAGGCAACcaacttagaaaaaagaatattaaaaGGCTATTAAAAATTCGAAGTTGTATAAAATACGCCCAATATTTACCTGACCAGGAAATACGCTGACTTCGGGCAAATGACTAAGGTCTAACTTCATCACGGTTCCGGCTTCGTCGTCCATCATTAGTGAGACTGTTTGGTCGCTTAGTGGTAGTTCCTCTGAGATGTCACGAATAATCTCACCATAAACATATTCTGAGtcctaaatggaaaaaagatcaGAAAAGAACTTACTGTAAACGTTGAAATTCCAAGGaatactgaaagaaaaaactcaccgTCGAGCCTGCCACAGGGATAGACCAATCGGAAATTTCAGGATTAGCCTCTCGACAGACAGCAGCAAAATTCGCCATCTTCACATATTTtgcttcaagaaaaataaaaataaacttaaacaaaagtaaaaaaaaatgaggaaaagaatGCTTCACCATCAATAACGTTGGAGGCTTTGTCAACTGCGTATTTCTCTGTGGGAAGAGAAGATACCATTTCAACTGTGACAGAACATCCTGCAGCACTGCTCTTCGCGAATAATTGGCCTTGTAGATGTTGAAAGATAATACCACGCTCGGATCTTGCTAGGTACTTAGCATTTGATGGGGATGGTCTGGAAGGAGAAGAATACTATTTAGCCGTTTCACGTTCCTCAACAACTACGGAATAGACCAGCACATATCTGCGAGGATGATTGCAAACATAGCAGCAGGCGCTTACAGGCACCGAgttaaaatccagaaataaaaatttaaacatGACATAAAAGAAGTGGCGAAGAATGACTTTCTTTAGAGAACATTTCTCAccatttattaaaatttaatgGGGAAGAAAGCAGAATGCTTTATCTGGAATCTGCTGCGAATGAATAAAACAGGAAAGCAAGTAACCGCAGTTCGGATACTGTAGTAGTACCAAAGCTTACGGGATTGTACGGATATGGAGCACGACCTTTTCTCTTTAGtagtaatagaaaagacaTAGTTGACAACTTCTAGTCAGTTTAAGGGAGACCAGTATATCGAACGTTTCGAAGAAAAGACCCAATTAATAACTGCAGCTGATCAGTGTTACAAGGATTAACTCCCCTCTTCTGGAATGTTCTTTATTGTGACTATCATCTTTCATTGCTCAGTTGTCACGTAGAGTCACAAAAGAAATTACACATTTCTAGAGCATCACCAACGAATTTATATCATTAAtacaaaaggaaaagaactcACAGCACGGGAGCAAAGGCACGATACTTCCCAGAAAGTTCAGAAGAGCCAAAATCTTCGTGAACAGACTCTTCAAGCTCAAAGCAGGATAcattcaaatgattctgattAACAGAACGTTCACTGAATGCAGGtctaaaaaagagaaaaacgaaaatcgaCATCAGATGAAGAGATACGCGTTAAGAAAACCTTTTTGTTTTAGAAGATGATGGGGCTATTACTCCatccagatttttcttcaacttcttgTTCAACTCCTTAAAACAAGCGCTTTTCCTGATATTCATGAATGAGGAGAACTTTAGCAATCTTCATATGATAAGGGAAGaacacaatttaaaaaaattcgagtTGGATTAACAATAAGATCGTACTGCCTCCATGTGCTCAAGGATCGCACTATcaactattttcttcttcatgtttACGGCAGAAGCTAGAAGATCATCCACAAAGTCGTCAACGTCAAGATTGAATTCAGTTGCGAGACAGTTGACTGAATCCAATATTATTTAAGCATAAAATGAAACTCAATAGACACTTTAAAAAGTTGCATAATCACGAAACGAACGTAACGCCACTCACTTTTGTTTATCAGCTCATCCTCTTCCGGAAGAAAGTACCCAAAGTCGGATAAAGCTTCCGAAATAGAGTCATAGTCCAAGTAAACCATAACGTCGAGAACTGCAAAATTGAACTCGCACAAATTGaacgaaattttaaaaaaataaacactgtATGAAGGCGAAATGAGGCAGGAAAACCTAAGATGGTTACATAActacaaaagtgaagagtAAGCCAACGGAAACCATTTCTgcaggaaaagaaacaagaaaaacggCAAGAGAATGAAATTTCCCTCATTCCGCTAAAAATTTCCCGCCGTTCAGCTATTTGAACACTCCGCCACGCCCAATTGTCACCAACGGTGCGCTGGAATAGCTAGTTCTcttctgaatgaatgaaccgatgaatggaatgaatggatgagcggatgaatgaatggaatgaCCGAAAAGTAGATGAAATGACGGGTTGTTCGCAAAACTGGATGAAAAGTTTGGACAGAATTTTCGGTGGGACGTTCTATTTCAGCAGTTTTAGGCTTTTTTGTTCGATATGTGAAAGAACAGAGAACGTTTTATTGCGGAAAATTTCTGTGCTATTATATAAAGGATTGATGTAATGATTCATGTCACTTTGAGTTCACCAGAACATTTGGAATCagtcatgtgtgtgtgtcaatCAGTTATGTGTTATTATATgcataataaatgaattatgTGCTCCTGGCTTTATGTACAAACCTAGGAAGACTAAAGCGCCTTAGGGCGAACTTTAAAAAGCCCGTTATAGCTACTTCAGAGTATTTTTTCCCGCTAACCACTAGAAGTATACTCTTTTATAGTTCCCCAAAATGATGTTAAACCAAGCAGCCGCGACGCAACGCAAATTCGTCTGCCTTGCACACGTTTCATCACTCTTTTTCGCTTGAAACCCTCGCTCTTATTCAAAAACCGACCCTCAACatatttttcctgaataaaTATGCAATATTATTTGTTCGATCCCCTGACGCAAACTTAGTCCAGAAGTATTTCGTTGTGTCACTTATCCGTTCATCGTATAAACACATCTAAGGCTTATAGTAGTTATGCGTTTCCGCTGCGTGATGCATTCGTGCGCGGATAAGTTCTCAATTTATAATAGTGTGGTTGACCAAGACTCTTATTCGCAACATGATTAACAGCATACCAGGCATCGAAAATGATTTGGTTTTCCCATGGAAAACTTCTGTACAGgctcgttgtaaaaaaaaacgtcccgaaGCCTTTTTACGACGGCTTGCATTGccacgcgccacccttgcgcacgcgtcgcatcaACGGGCGAACCTTCGATGTTTAGTAAGGTCTCCTCGCCAACCTATCCAAGttaatgaatagactgctgaggggaaGGAACATGtacatagaggcgcgttccaaagtacctcgtaggaactgaagCGATTCCCATGCTGTTTCGTACGACAATCACAGAGAGAAGAGTGAAACCACGTGGTTTTCCGCAAtatacgacctcgtatagaagctttccatgagaaatccataccacgtcagatccaTACCAATGAGGCCGTACTTGAAGGGTATGCTCCCTTTAAGTATGTTGATGCTTTAAGTATGTTGCCTCATTGATGATATGCATCGAAGACGCAACGCTGAGATCCGCGGATGGCTTATACCTACTCAGATACTTAGATGCCTcttcttcactggacgtgcggccaacagcattttttcacttcttttcgttCCCTCGCGGTTTTCGTCCAAGATGTTCTCGAGCTTTGACGTTGACGAAGCGACAACAGGATTCGCTCTACGCTCTTTAGGTCCATCTATCGTTGATTCTTCTCGTAATTTGAGCGGCCCATATGTCCTTTGCTTTCAATATATATTGCGCTGGGTCGCGACACGACGGGACATTGCTCTTAATTCGGAGCTGCGAAGGCCGGCTAGATGTTATATGCGCCAGTTGAACTTGAGAAGACATCTTTCAAGGAGTCTGTGGCTAGTACGTAGCTTCCTAGATTTGACgacggtgtctgcccacgtctccgctgcgtaacacaGCGCTGGAGGAACCGATGAGTCGAACAGACGGCGAGGAGTTCATGGTcagtcagttggtccgtagcttttCTGATGGGTGCGAGTGCTGCCCACGCTGCTCTTATCCATCTGTTTAGTTTTTCCGTTCGTTCTTCATATTCAAAAAACGTCCAAGGTAGACATATGACAAGgtttccacgtttttttttcaacttccaGTTTCAAGTTACTCCGTCCTCGCAACAGaagttcttcatgaactgtgtttcctttctgtttattcgcgaTCCTATTCTGTTCCTTCGTTTTATTTCTTGATCTGTTTCATTGGTTCTTCTCTAAAAGAGAACGACGTCGTTCGCagaacgaaggttcgagaggaTTCTTTCGTCAACACGTATCCCCCTCCCTTCCCAAGCAAGTGGTTTCATAATCCATCGTAACgaagccgtgaacagcttcggcgatatagtactGCTTTGTCGTATCCACTTTCGAGCGGGCAAGGCgatggaaaagctgtatcttagtggtGCATTGATCGttgcaattggctaatgtcctcgcATACGTCGACACCTTGATCTCacagtcgacgaaggttagaacaaggggcaaaCGGTATTCCCGGTAAGCCTCTGTGACCCACGAAACGGTCTGGAATCAGGTCAAGGGGCTGTgtcaggtttcatgctcttcaTAGTGACAAGTATTTCcaaagggagaatccgtgttTGGACTCCACCAGTGGAAATCAGTTGGAGTTGAAGAACGGAAAAGTTTCGAAGCTTTTCTGTTGCCAATGTTTGTTACTAACCGCTTAATgcgcgatgcattcggatcaagcttcaatcttttttcatgaaacgAGAATGCTCGTGAAAGAGGCGAGTGGCGGAGAATTGTCCAGCAAGACGATTGCCGCTTTCATTCCGATACCGCAATCCATATCTTCCGATTCTGTACTTCTCTTTGGTCGCGTTTTCTGGTTTTGCGTTAAAATCGCCGataacgaatttgtagaaagaCTTCTTCTTGGGAATCACATCTTCCAGCTCCTCATAAACGCgaccaattcggattcatcagctgcagATGTTGATGAGTAGCAGTTAATGATGCtaatgggtttttggcgcagaggacggaggcgaagaatggccacaCGAGGTGACAAAACCTCGTGAGAATCGAAAAGACTGACAACAGATAGgagcacaacaaaaccaacaacgcctacatttcgcgacggaaccttttcTCCACGAATAACGAGTGTagcgtcattcatctgtcgaacgttgtcgctccttctgctctTGGTCTGCTGCAGAGCTATCATATGGAATTTGATGCACTCTAATACTCCGAGAAGGAAAGCGTGCAGGTCAGCTTCTATGGACACTATTCTCGTGTTGCACAGTCTGTCCATGACGAGCCGTGCGTGTGTCTTCTTGGTCCAaaatcaaagacgtcctgagcagCCGTGAGATTtcatcgcctctcaccggtcgccatatcGTCTGACGTCTGAAACAACGGGGCCCAATGTCCATGGTACTGAGCCATTGAGTATGCTGGAGTAACAGGTAGACTTTTCCCCGTACTAATCAGACCAGCTATAGCGagttagctttcaccacaggtcgtcgcaaAACCTATATATATCTCATTGAGCCACCGTGCCACATTTTGCCAGGTTTACTCTCAGCTAACTCTCCGATTACGAGAactcggaatgtcggatgtatCGAAATCCGACTctgcttgggagaccctgtcAGAGGAGATCCGCTGTGCAGTGCAGTTCGATGCCCATAGTCATCTGCTCGCCACTGTGAGGCGGCAAGCCGTTGTGTGGGGGGGGAGATTTTTAGTAGTATCAAGAAGACCTGAATCCTCGTGCACACACACAACTACGGACAATGTAGGGCTGTGGAGCTAACGGTTTCTTTAACGGTTTTTTAAGGGTTCCACCTCCAACCACCTGCGGAACTCCACAACGCTTCAGGTTGTTTCGATCTGAGTATATACCTATAAGTTCTTAATCTAACCTAAGTTGCAGCATGGATTTTTGTTCTAAATCACCTCTCCGTCCTACAAtcggcaacaaaaaaaacttcagacttcattgtttatttgtctGAATATTTGGTGAATATTTTTGTCATgtgttgctttattttttagatCTCATTATGTGgaagttgaatttttgtttctttttaaatttacacATGACTTGCGTTCTTCGTAGTCTCTTCTATAAGTACAACAACGAAGAGAGCTAATCACAGACAGTGacacaaaaaatggaacagaaaTCCAATCCCTACTTACTGAAATCCTAGAGGCATCCTGGTAGCGAGCAAACGataaaaataaccaaaaaaattgtttagcAAGGACTACGTGATCCTAATCATGAAAGAAAGTTGAAGTACgcaaaaaaacagcgaaaaattagctgaaaaagaaggaaaaactctGATGAGCTGATCGACACCATGACGTTATCGATCACTTGTCTGATCGATCGGAAGCGGAGTCAAAAACATGtggtgtatgtatgtatatgtgatGTATTTATATAATTAGGATAAGCTGTAATCGCTGTAATTCCTCGATGTCGATTGAAAACGAACCGTAGCATCATTCAGCCAGTGATCTTCTAACCAGATATCCAGGTTTATCGACTGTAGGATTATAAGGTTTTCGAAAATGTTAAGCTGTTCGTTTATGTTGGAAGccaagttttgtttttctatgtaCATGTGTAtccatttctgttttttttttttttggctagcAGATAAAAAATACTCAAGGATTTTCTGGATGCAATTGACAGTAGCTAGCGAATGAGAGTTTCCACTCTTTGGTGGACAAAAATCATTCATCAACACATAAAGCTGTTTATTTTCCGACAGTTGTTCCTCCCTCCATGGCTGTGTTGAAATCGGTGCCGATCTCTGCCTTTCTCTTCCGAGATGTTTTCCTTCTCAGTATTTTTCACTCGAATTGCGTGTTGcagtaaaattattttccagaCGGGCACAATGTTTGTTGCTGCTCCTAACGAAATCCATTGAAACACGGCGAAACAGCTGTTGGACAGTAAAAAACAcccataagaaaaaaagaggccCACACAGGATGAGTGTGTTCGCTTTGCATCGTCTTAGGAGGTCGAACTCGTCCCTTATGTCGTAATATTAACCCTGTCAGGCACGTTTTTGAAGGGTTTGAATCacattttaacaatttttaaacCCCATTAATTGAATAGTAAGGGGAAATTTATTTGACGATAGACTGTAGCCTCGTTTCTGCTATTAATTTGTGGGCTTTCCatcttctttatctttttttttcgtttttttctcattcttagTACCGTCCTTAGTTTCTCTGCTTTCTCTGCTCTGTCTGGAATGACTGCGAAGTAAAATTTGTCTAAAAGTAAATGctcctcgatttttttcttccaattaatttccgtttttctttcgaattaaAGCGTGATTTTATcgttctttcaaatttcttatttttatctcaagtttcaaagatttttcaacAGAGGCTGTCGACTTTCCCTACATTTATCGAAATATCCTTCGTATTCCCtgagtttttggaaaaaaaggaaatgttgaAGTGAGCTACTAcacgtatgtatgtacttGCAATAATATttgtctagttttttttaatcatcgagctatttgtttttttttctagatattatatattctatatcattacactttcttatttatcttatttctttcttatttctacaTCATCATATGAATTTTATCGTAGGGAAAATATTAGAATAGCTACACGTATGTTTGTCCTTACGACACTATTTGtttaagtagtttttttttcgttcgacgtaatatttgttttccattttaatattaatgtgttccttgagaaaaaaaggtagaatGAGTGGCTAGACCTATATAATTGCTTACAATACTATTTGTTCAGGTtgctttttgtttcatttataCTAATTCCCTCCGGGAAAATGTGGGGAAAAACAATACCGTTCAAACCTCAACATTATGAATTCCAGTAATTGGCGCTCCctgattgatacgccagtgactttatcctttttt
This window of the Necator americanus strain Aroian chromosome III, whole genome shotgun sequence genome carries:
- a CDS encoding hypothetical protein (NECATOR_CHRIII.G12459.T1); the protein is MDRLCNTRIVSIEADLHAFLLGVLECIKFHMIALQQTKSRRSDNVRQMNDATLVIRGEKVPSRNVGVVGFVVLLSVVSLFDSHEVLSPRVAILRLRPLRQKPISIINCYSSTSAADESELVAFMRSWKM
- a CDS encoding hypothetical protein (NECATOR_CHRIII.G12457.T1), encoding MVEKKEEEKKRRSRSESSSSTSSSGSSSSSDSSGSSRSTSSSSSSRSPSPRAKRDSGKGTTTRGRSRSPRRSPARARADRGAGDRPSRRSPSPRRRRVSPSPKRRADRSTSRGRRRSPRRASPRRASPRRSPKRSPRRTSPRKTSPSKRISIRNLSRNVTKEHLAEIFGMYGPIKSCDLPPERFYTHLHRGYGYVEYENAEDAEKALKYFDGGQIDGQVVSVELTLNRAASRRSPVRKSPVRRSSPGRRRSPPGRGANANMVPLGSSRFNRSRSRSPRRRRSRS
- a CDS encoding hypothetical protein (NECATOR_CHRIII.G12458.T1), translated to MVYLDYDSISEALSDFGYFLPEEDELINKINCLATEFNLDVDDFVDDLLASAVNMKKKIVDSAILEHMEAELNKKLKKNLDGVIAPSSSKTKRPAFSERSVNQNHLNVSCFELEESVHEDFGSSELSGKYRAFAPVLPSPSNAKYLARSERGIIFQHLQGQLFAKSSAAGCSVTVEMVSSLPTEKYAVDKASNVIDAKYVKMANFAAVCREANPEISDWSIPVAGSTDSEYVYGEIIRDISEELPLSDQTVSLMMDDEAGTVMKLDLSHLPEVSVFPGQLVAYLGSFENGDRFVATRQFFPKSLPLSPLGRPPTDENLRVWCASGPFTTAENCSYEPLCDLLEMVKLEQPHVLILMGPFVDAKNNFMRRPQFPETYEEVMNQLMRNIAKFLDGCRTELMVQPAPFRDVCCDPVFPTPPLKICSDASKRMGKRLHSLPEPCVVRINGVEIALTSSEVIAHLSKNEWHRSEDQENRDRIARLASHIINQRSLYPLSPPSLPTSMEECLRVCALRTAPHVIIGSSVLSGSVKNIGGTVAANPGILARGSSGTFLRCEFASSIAQDAVNLCDCSRFEVVKL